TACCTTCACGGGTTACAGCAGCTTTATCCAAGGGTACTTCATAAGCTTCATCTGGCACTTCGTCACGGAATGAACGATAAAGTTTCATATGTTCCAAAAAGACAACCGGGTCGTTACTACGAATTGATGCAATCAATAAACCTTTAGCATCATAAGGATTTGAAGGAATAACTACCCGTAAACCAGGAGATTGTGCCATTAGTCCTTCTAAGTTATCTGAGTGAAGTTCTGGTGTATGCACGCCACCACCAAATGGTGAACGAATTGTAATTGGTAAATTACGTGTACCGCCCATGCGGTAACGTGTCCGTGCCATTTGACCAACGATTTCGTCCATTACTTCAAAAACAAAACCAAAGAATTGGATTTCAGGAACTGGACGGAAACCTTCAAGTGCTAAACCAAAAGCTAAACCACCAATACCCGATTCTGCTAATGGTGTGTCAAACACGCGGTCTTCACCATATTTTTCTTGCAAACCTTCTGTTGCGCGGAATACCCCACCATTTTTACCTACATCTTCACCAAATACTAAGACATTTTCGTCAGCACCTAATTCCAAACTCAATGCGTCGGTGATCGCTTGGATCATTGTTTTTTGCGCCATGACTATTTCGACTCCTTCGCTTCATAAAATGCAATTTGTTCTTTAATACTCTGTGGTTGTACTTCATACATACTCTTCAAGAAATCAGAAACTTTTTGTTTTGGTACACGATCAGCTTCCGCAATGGCTGCTTTGATTTCTTCTTTTGTCTTTTCGATGACCTCTTCTTCTTTTGCCTCTGACCAAAGTCCTTTTTCAGTTAAGTAGGTACGCATGCGAATTAATGGATCTTGTTGTTGCCATTCGTTGTCTAAATCTTTTGAACGGTAACGGGTTGGGTCATCACCAGAAAGTGTATGTGGACCGTAGCGATACGTTAAAGTTTCAATTAAAACAGGACCGTTTCCAGCAGCAGCCCATTCTCTAGCTGCTTTAGAAACCGTATATACTGCAAGAGCGTCCATACCATCTACTTGAATGCCTGGAATACCAGCCGCCGCTGCTTTTTGTGCCAATGTTTTAGCTGCAGTTTGTTTTTCCCGTGGTGTGGAAATAGCAAACCCATTATTTTGAATATAGAAAACCGCATTCGCGTGGTATGCACCCGCAAAGTTAATCGCTTCATAAAAATCCCCTTGTGATGAACCACCATCGCCAGTATAAACAAACGTAACATTTTTACTGTTGCGTTTTTTCAGACCTAGTGCTACACCTGCAGCTTGCACATATTGTGCACCAATAATAATTTGCGGTGGCATTGCGTGTAAGTCTTCTGGATATAAGTTCCCTGCAACGTGTCCACGAGACCACAAAAAGGCTTCTTTTAATGGTAAGCCATGTTGAACAAGTTGTGGTACGTCACGATAACCAGGAAACAAGCGATCTTCTTTTTCAAAAGCAAAATGACTTGCTAACTGACTTGCTTCTTGTCCTGCAGTTGGTGCGTAAAATCCTAGACGACCTTGACGGTTTAATGCAGTTGAACGTTGATCTAAAACACGTGACCACACCATTTGTGTCATTAATTCAACTAATTCATCATCACTTAAGTCAGGGATTAAATCTTTATTAACCACCTTGCCGTTCTTATCTAATGCCTGATACGTTGGAAAATCAGCATTGATCTCATCCAAAATCTTTTGGAAATCGATTACATTCTTTGCCATTTTATTATCCATTCCTCTCCTAAATAAATGACCCTAAGTATAACAGCATAATATTCTGTATTAGGTAATTCGTAAAACTTACATCACTAAGCTATCATTTATCCGAAAGAAATACAACTAAGACGCTCACTAAATCACGAAATAAAAATTCGTTAAAACAGCTTGATAGCCGATTATTTTTGTGAAATTCATCACATTTATAAAGCGCTTTTAAAAATTTGGATTTTAGTTGACAAAATCTCGAATAATTGTTAGTACAGCAAACTAATAAAAATGCGACAGCTACCTGTATAGCTGTCGCATTTCTTTACTTTCATACCCATTCGGAAGTAAATTTAATATATAGTCGTTTGGCAATTTCAATCACAATCAAGTACCCACTAATAATTAAAATAAACCACCCCCAATACTCTGTTGGTAGCATCACGAAATCAAAAACACTTCGTAAAGGAGATAAAACTAGAACAAAACCTGTTACAATTGCTAAAATACTTGTCAAAATGACTGATAGTGAAGCACGACTTTGAATAAAGGGGACTTTTCTGGTTCGAACCATGTGGACTACCAGTGTTTGCGTTGTTAAGCCAACTAAAAACCACCCCGTTTGAAAAAGACTTTGCTCCCCTACAGCATTAGCGCCTAAAACAAACCACATTACTAAAAATGTTAAAATATCGAAGATACTAGAAACAGGCCCAATTGAGACAGTAAATTTGAATAAGTCGCTAATTTCCCAACGGACAGGTTTTACCAATTCTTCTTCGTCTACATTATCCCAAGGAATTGTCAATTGTGCCATGTCATAAATCAGATTTTGTACTAGTAATTGCATAGAAAGCATCGGTAGAAAAGGTAGAAAAGCACTCGCTACTAAAATGGAAAAGACATTCCCAAAATTTGAACTGATTGTAAACTTAATATATTTCATCATATTAGAAAAAACGCGACGCCCTTCAATAACTCCAGTTTCCAATACATTCAAACTTTTTTCTAACAAAATAATAGAGCTTGCGTCTTTCGTAATATCCGCTGCTGTATCAACTGAAATACCGACATCGGCTTTACGCAATGCCGGTGCATCATTAATTCCATCGCCCATAAAGCCAACAGTATGACCTTTTCGTTGAATAACTTCAATTAAACGAGATTTTTGCATTGGGTTTAATTTAGCAAACAAATTTGTTTCGTCCACTTGTGCCATCAACTCTTCATCTGATAAAGCTTCAATATCTGTCCCCAACAAAATATTGGTAACGCGAATTCCAACATCTTGACAGACTTTTTTGGCTACAATCGCATTATCTCCCGTTAAAACTTTTACCGCAACACCATGGTCATGTAATGATTTAATAGCCGAGGTAGCTGACTCTTTAGCCGGATCCAAAAAGCCCATAAAGCCAATCAATGTCATATCTTTTTCATCAGCTACGGTGTAATTTGCCGTAGTGTGTGCATCTTTTTTTACTGCAACAGTTAAAACACGCATCCCTTGTTCGTTCATTTTCATATTTACGTTGCGCATTTTTTCTCTTAGAGCTGCATCCATCGGCACAACTTCGCCGTCAATTTCGGCATATTTACAAACTTTTTCCATCTCTTCTACAGCACCTTTTGTCACCATAATTTGATGGTTGTCTGCTTTTACTACAACAGTTAAACGGCGGCGAGAAAAATCAAAAGGAATCTCATCAATCTTAACCACATCTTTAAAAGGTAGAGTTAAATTTTTTGCTTCAAAATAATTTAAAACTGCAATATCCATCAAATTTTTCCAACCGGTTTGATAATGAGAGTTTAGATAGGTCATTGTGAGAACATTTTGATTTTCTTTCCCCATTGGATTTAAATGTTGCACTAACACAACACGATCTTCGGTAATTGTCCCTGTTTTATCCGTACACAATACATCCATACTGCCCAAATTTTGAATAGAAGGTAATTCTTTTACGATTACTTTTTGTTTGGATAAAGCTAGCGCTCCTTTAGCCAGATTACTTGTGACAATCATCGGCAACATTTCTGGTGTCAGACCAACCGCTACAGCGATGGCAAAAAAGAAAGCAGATGTCCAATCCCCTTTTGTCAAACCATTAATCAAAAAAACAATTGGAAATAAAATCATCACCATTCTTAACAGCAACTTGCTCACTCTGGTTAAACCAATATCAAAAGCTGTTTTTCCACGTTTACTTGTCGCATTTTTAGCAATATCACCAAAGAAAGTTTGTTGGCCTGTTTTTAAAATAATAGCTTTTCCTTGTCCGCTTAACACATCTGTCCCCATGAACACCAAGTCATCTAAATCCAACGCAGAAATATCCGCCTCTTTTTTTACACCCGCTTCAACAAATTTTTCTACGGGCATTGATTCGCCTGTTAGAGAGGATTGATTGACAAATAGATCTTTTGTCCAAATCAAAACAGCATCAGCTGGTATCATATCGCCTGTAGCTAGCGTTACAATATCTCCTGGAACAACTTCATCCATAGGAATCTCTTTAGTACGACCATCTCGTGTAACAGCACAAGTATTTTCGATTAACTCTTTTAATTCTAAACTCGCTTTTTGGGAGCGGTATTCTTGTACAAAAGTTATGACCACACTTGCCAAAATCATAACCAACATTACAATAGCTGCTTCGTAATCGCTAGTGACAAATGACACCACGGCCAAGGCTGCTAAAACCAATACAAAAGGATCTTTAAAAGCCGCTAAAAATAATAGCCAAGCCGGTGTTGGTTTTTGGGCATCTACCCGATTTTCACCATATTCTTCTAGCCGTTCTTTGGCATCCTCAGATGACAATCCGTTAATAGAAGTTCTAAGTTCCATAAATAATTCTCGTTCTGATAAAAAAGCTAGTTTTTTCAATTCTTGTTCTTTTGTGTTTTTTGTAAATAACATGTTCTCTCTCCTTGCCACTAGGAAAGATTCCCTCTTCCCTAGCTGTTTTTATTTAGTTTCTGTCGCGAGGGACTGGGGTGTTCCATGCTAATCAACCTTTCTAAATTTTATTTCAAGTATTTGTTAGAAAAAGAAAAAACGCGCACTCAACAATGAGCACGCGTTTAATAAGCATATGTTCATGTTGAGCTTTAGCACTATAGGGCGTAGATAGCTTATACTATCAGCTGCGTTATGAATAACCTTCACGATCATTCCTGTTCTACCAACTAAGAGTCTCTCGATTCTTTCGCGGCAGCAGCTTGTGTCCATATAGGAGCCTCACCTAACAAATATTTAATTATGAAAATTTCAATCTCTTTTCACCTATTATCCTAAAGACTCTCAGACCGTTTGTCAACACTAACGAAGATTTTCTAAAAAAAGATACTGCTTTTATACTTTTTTTGAAAGTTTCAAAAAAATATAATTTTCGTTGCAGAATTGTACGCTCCCCCGTATCATTGAGTATAAAAGCATAATTATTACTTTTTAATCATTATCATGCAAAAGATAGGAGAATTTTATGAATTTACGCGCTTTTTTAGCTCGCCAGGAAATGCGCCAGCTTAGCGTTATCGAGGCACTTTATCAGCATCCAAATGGCATTTCTTTAGAAGAATTACTGAAATTATGTCCTTTTTCAATCAAGACCATTCGGAATACTATCACCGAGATACAAAGTTATTTCAAAGATTTTGAGATTGATTATCACCAAAATCATTACTATTGGCGTGCCTCTGCAGATTTTGGATTAGATCGTTTTTACGATTACTTAATGCAAGAAACAAGTGAAATGCGTTTTTTAGAACATTTGCTTTTTGAGGACTGTTTCACTTTTTCTGACTGTGCCAACGCTCTTTATCTGAGTAACGCAAGTTTTCACCGTTTACGTCGCAATTTCGCTAAGATTTTAGCCACTTTTGACGTTACAATAACAAACCGCCCAGTACGCATCGAAGGCAACGAAATATTTATTCGAATACTATATATCCTCTATTTTTCCGAAAAACGTTACGCTGCAGCTTATCTTTTTCCCGATAGACAAAGCGATAACGCCTTAAGCAATTTAGTTAGCGTCATTTTAAAGGAACATCACTTAACACAAAACTATCGGCAACATGAACAACTCTACTTTGCAGGAGCTGTTTCTTTGTGGCGCCAGCGCCATAATCGGTTATTGCCTAAAAATTATAAAAGTGATTTTATACAACCAACCAATTTGAATTTAAAAAATGCAAAAAACACCTTAGAAAAGGCCCTTTTAAACATGAATTGGCACTTTGATTTTGATGAAACTTTTTGGCTACTTAGTTATGATTATTTGCTGCTATCTGAGGCGCATTTTAGACAGGCAAAACAAACGAATCCACGTATCTTCGAACTTAGCGAATTAACCAGCAATTACCTCGACGATTTGCTAAACTTAACAAAAACCGTCCTATCAATTGAAAAAAAAGAAAAATTGGTTTGGCAATTTTGCAATGAAAATTATATTTACCTTGAAAACTGTGATTTCATCACAATTCTATCCAATTCTAGACGCGACTTTGTATTAAATTATGAAAAAAAATTTCCGCAGGTCGTGGCGGGACTCAAGCAATTTATCAGCAACTACGGAAGAAAAAACAAAATTCAAATTACACCTGACCATACGTATCATCAACTGTTTCTAATCATCACGTTATTACCAGAGGTTTTAAAATACTGGCAATTTAAAACACGAACATTAATTTTATCGGATGTTTCTTTAACACATCCTCATTATTTACACAAAAAATTGTGCCAACATTTTGTCAGTCAAACGCAATTTGAATTAGTAGAAAATATTAATACACAGCTACATGAGATTCATGAGCAGTTCGAGGTTTATGATTTAATTGTCTCGACTTTTTCCCCTCAAGAAATGTTTAGCCACCTTCCTATTGTAACGATTAAACCAATACCTGATTTTCACGACTTTCTTAAAATCGAAACAGCATTGCAACAAATCACGACAATGAGACAGACAATGTAACGATTTGTCAAATAAATTATATGTAAATCCTCAACAATCTCACTATTTAAACGAAATCCGATAAAAAAACTGACGTAAAAATCATATTAGCTTTTACGTCAGTTTTTTTATCAAAAATATTTCCTAAAAATAGCGTAATCTAGTTCAAAAATTACCCTCGTCTTTGGGCTAAACTTCTTTAAATCTGCAATTTATTTTTTCGAGAAATAAGCAGCAATAATAGCCAAAATTCTTTCACTGGCTTTACCATCACCATAAGGATTTTTCGCTTGTGCCATTTTTTCATAATCCTGTGGGTTGGTTAAAAGATTTTTAGCTGCCGCATAAACTGCCTCTTGATCCGTACCGACTAACTGCAGCGTTCCTGCATTAATTCCTTCAGGTCGCTCTGTCGTATCGCGCAAAACCAAAACTGGCACACCCAGTGAAGGGGCTTCTTCTTGTACACCACCAGAATCTGTCATAATCAAGTAACTTCTAGCAGCTAGATTATGAAAATCTATAACATCTAACGGTTCAATCAGCGCTACATTAGTCAAATCTCCTAAATGTTTTTGTGCATTTTCCCGTACCAATGGATTTTTATGCATCGGAAATACAATTGAAACTTCTGGAAAATCTTTAGCTAAGCGGCGTAACGCATGAAATACCGATTCCATCGGTTCCCCCAGATTTTCTCGACGGTGCATTGTAACTAAGATTTGTTTTTTAGACTCCGAAAGTGCTGGATGCTCATACTCTTGTTGTACTGTATATTTCATAGCATCAATTGCTGTATTCCCCGTTACATAGATACGATCAGAAGGATGATGCTCTTGTTGTAGGTTAGCAGCACTTGTTTTGGTAGGCGCAAAATAAAGGTCGCTTAAGACATCTGTCAACTGGCGGTTGGCTTCTTCTGGATAGGGAGAATATTTATTGTAAGTACGCAACCCCGCTTCAACGTGACCAATAGGAATTTGTTGATAAAAAGCAGCTGTTGCCGCAGCAAAAGTCGTCGTAGTATCTCCATGAACGAGTACAATATCTGGTTGTGTTTGTTTTAACACTGGCTGTAATTCCAAGAGCACTTTAGTTGTAATATCAGTCAATGTTTGCCCTTGACTCATGATATCCAAATCAAAATCAGCTTTTAGTGCAAAAATTTGCATCACCTGATCTAACATTTCACGATGTTGCGCTGTCACTGTTACAATTGATTCAAAACGTTCATCATTTTCTAAAGCTTTAATAAGTGGTGCCATTTTAATCGCCTCAGGTCGTGTACCAAAAATTGACATGACTCTAATTGCCATCTTTATCCCCTCTTTTCAAAATAGTCTTTCTGACAATAAAAAACAACTACTATCTTTCATCCATTCTAGCATATTCACTAATAAGATGAAAAAACCACGACTGAAACCAGTCGTGGTTTACAAAACAAATTAAATTGTATCACCATTAAAAATAGAATTTTTTACAATAACATAGTCAACTTTACGTATAGCCTCTAAATCTTTACCACCGGCATAAGAAATTGAAGACTGCAAATCTTGTTGCATTTCAATTAAAGTATCAGAAAGTTTGCCTTTATAAGGAATCCAGATTTTCTTGCCTTCAACATTTTTCTTTTCACCTTTTTGAAACTCTGAAGCACTACCAAAGTATTCTTTTAAAACAACACCATCTTGTACTTTTGTTTCCCCTGGTGATTCTTCGTGACCGGCAAATAATGAACCGATCATAACCATAGTTGCACCAAAACGAACTGATTTGGCAATATCACCATGAGTTCGAATACCGCCGTCAGCAATAATTGGTTTACGCGCAGCTTTGGCACACCAGCGTACTGCAGCTAATTGCCATCCCCCAGTACCAAAACCTGTTTTGATTTTTGTGATACACACTTTCCCAGGACCAATGCCGACTTTTGTTGCATCCGCTCCAGCGTTTTCCAACTCTCGAACCGCTTCAGGAGTCCCAACATTCCCTGCAATGACAAATGTTTCTGGTAACAAACGTTTAATGTGTTGAATCATCTCAATTACAGCATTCGCATGCCCATGAGCAATATCAATGGTAATGTAATCTGGGACTAAATTTTCTGCCGCCAATTCTTCCACAAAAGTGTATTCATGTGGTTTTACACCCACACTAATCGAGGTAATTAAGTTGCGACTTTGCATTTTTTTAATAAAAGGAATCCGCGCATCCTCATTAAAACGATGCATAATATAAAAATAGCCATTTTCAGCTAAAAATTCAGCAATATTTTCATCGATAATCGTCTGCATATTGGCAGGAACTACCGGCATTTTAAAAGAATGCTTTCCTAAAGTTACCGTTGTATCACACTCTGAGCGTGAACTTACGATACATTTATTTGGAATCAGTTGAACATCTTCATAATCAAAAACTTTCATATCAAACATAAGGAATAGCCTCCATTTGTTTATTTAGGTCATATTTTTTGCGCCCTATGTAATTTAGCCTATCTCATTTAGAAATGCAATAAAAAAATCGTAAATATTTTCTTAAAACACAAAAATCGTTCGGAAATTCCGAACGATCATTATTTTTCCACTAATTATTATCAGAAACTATAATAAATTTAAGGTAAATCATTCCCTGCGGCTAAATAAATGCTATACCAATCTTCTTTGGACAACACCACATCACTAGCTTTAGCAATTTCTTCAATTCGCTGTACATTCATCGTACCAATAATCACCTGCATATTAGCTGGATGCCGTAAAATCCACGCTGAAGCAATGCCCGTTGGTGTAGTATGATACTTTTCTGCCATTTCTTCTAATTTTTTGTTCAATTCAGGAAATTTCTCATTTCCAATAAAGACTCCTTCAAAAAAGCCGTATTGATAAGGCGACCATGCTTGAATTGTCATGTCATTCAAACGTGAGAATTCCAAAATACCATCGTCATGATCTACACTGCGAGAATCCGTCATATTTACGTGAAGACCAAAATCTATCATTCCTGTGTGCATAATCCCAAATTGTAATTGATTGGCTACTAAAGGTTGGCGTACATATTTTTGAAGTAATTCAATCTGCCGAGAATACTGATTGCTAACGCCAAAATATTTTACTTTTCCTTCTGATTCTAATTGATCAAAAGCCGCTGCCACTTCTTCTGGCTCCATCAACGTGTCTGGACGATGCAATAAAAGAGCATCTAAATAGTCGACATTTAATCGTTTCAAACTTTTTTCCACGCAAGTGATAATATGTTCTTTCGAAAAATCAAACATCTTACCTGGAACAATGCCACACTTACTTTGAATAAACATATCTTCTCTTTTATAGTCCGTTTTAGCAAATGCTTCTGCAAAAATTTCTTCACATTTGCCTTGCCCGTAAATATCTGCATGATCAAAAAAGTTGATACCATTTTCCACGGCTGCTTGAATTACCGCTACTGGATCTTTTGCTTCTGTAATTCGCATACAACCCAAGACAACACTAGAGACGCCCAACTCATTTGGTCCAAAATTAACTTGTTTCATCTTGTAACCTCCATATTTTTAAAAAATAATTCCAAAAAATGTTTCCCACTAAATTTTAACATAGCACAGCGTAAACGCTAACAATTTCTTTTTAAAAAAAACAATCTTGAAAGATTGTTTTTTAGGAAGGAAAAAATTAATTCAGTGCTTTGGCTCCAATATCTTTACGATAAAACATCTGCGGTAAATCCATTTCACCTAAAGCTTGGTACACCTCATCACGTGCAGTTTTCAAATTTTCAGCTTCTGCTGCTACTAAAAAAATTCTACCACCATTCGCAACCAATTTCCCCGCTTTTTCTGTTGCTCCAGCAAAATACAATACTGTATTTTTTGTAGTTGTTTGTGGCAATAACATGTCTTTTTGATACTCTTTTGGGTACCCCTGTGCTGCAACGACAACCCCAAACGCTGCATTGTCATGCCACGTTACCGCAGGTTTTTTGCCTGCTAAAATATTTGTCACAATATCGGCTAAACTGGATTTTAGGCGAGGCAAAACAACTTGTGTTTCAGGATCACCAAAGCGCGCATTAAATTCAATCACTTTTACCCCATTTTTTGTGGCAATTAAACCAGCATATAAGATTCCAGTAAAAGGCGTACCATTTTTTACCATGCCACTAGCCGCTGGTTCTAAAATTTCTTTCACTGCCTTTTGCACCACTTCATCACTAATTTGTGGCACTGGCGAATATGCCCCCATGCCACCAGTATTAGGACCTGTATCCCCATCATAGGCGCGTTTGTGATCTTGGGCAATGACCATCGGATAAACTTCCTCATCTTTTACAAATGCCAGTAGCGAAAATTCTTCTCCTGCTAAAAATTCTTCAACAACCACTTTAGCACCACTGGGACCAAAACGATTTTCTTCTAACATATCTTCCAGAGCGCCTAAAGCTTCTGCCATTGTTTCAGCGACCACTACCCCTTTTCCTGCAGCTAAACCGTCTGCTTTAATCACAATTGGTACTCCCTTAGCTTCAACGTAAGCTGCGGCTTCTTTATAATCAGAAAAAGTTTTATAATCTGCCGTCGGAATGTGATTATTCACCATAATTTGTTTAGCAAAATCTTTAGAGCTTTCAATTTGCGCTGCTTTTTGATTTGGGCCAAAAATTAATAATCCTGCTTTTTGAAAGTCATCAACAATCCCTCTTTGTAGCGGTGCTTCAGGACCAACAAAAGTCCACGTAATATTTTCCTTTTTAGCAAATGCGATCAAGTTTTCGTGATCTTCTTCTGCAATTGGAACGGTCATTATCCCGTCTTGTTTCATGCCAGGATTCCCCGGCGCACAAAAAACCGTTTCAACTTTTTCATCTGCTAATAATTTTTTAGCAATGGCATGTTCACGACCACCACCACCAATTATAAATAATCTCATTTTACTACCCTCTCTTAGTGACGGAAATGACGAACACCAGTAAAGATCATTGTCATACCGTATTTATCTGCCATATCTATTGATTCTTGATCGCGAATACTTCCACCAGGTTGCACAATGGCTTGAATATTATGCTGCGCTGCAAATTCTACGGAGTCTCCCATTGGAAAATACGCATCACTGGCTAGAACTGCCCCATCCATTTTCCCTGCGTTTTCCGCTTGTGCAATTGCAATTTTAACTGAACCAACGCGATTCATCTGGCCTGCGCCAATCCCAACCGTTTGGTGTTCATTAGCTAAAACTATTGCATTTGATTTTACATGCTTGACAGCTTTCCAAGCAAAAGCTAAGGCATTCAACTCTTGTGTTGTCGGTTGCCGCTTTGTCACTACCTTCCAATCCGTAACGTCTTCTTTTATCACATCTTGATCTTGTAACAGTAAGCCACCCAAAACGGAAACTTTTTCTGGTAATTCAGCTTTATTTGTAGCACTGAAGTTTAAAGTTAATAGCCGGATATTTTTCTTACTGCTTAACAAAGTTAAAGCTTCGGCAGTAAAACTTGGAGCGATGATGATTTCTAAGAATAATTTGTGCATTTTTTCTGCTGTTGACAAATCTACTTCCCGATTTAAGACAATAATACCGCCAAAGATTGAAACAGGATCTGCATCGTAGGCAAAGTCATAAGCTTTTGAAATTGTAGTGGCTGAACCTATTCCACAAGGATTCATATGTTTTAGTGCCACAACTGTCGGCTCAGTAAATTCTCTTGCAATCCGAATCGCTGCATCGGCGTCTTTGATATTGTTATAAGACAGCTCTTTTCCATGAAGTTGTTTGGCTTGTGCAATGGAATAGCTTACTGGTAACG
The genomic region above belongs to Enterococcus saigonensis and contains:
- a CDS encoding alpha-ketoacid dehydrogenase subunit beta, which encodes MAQKTMIQAITDALSLELGADENVLVFGEDVGKNGGVFRATEGLQEKYGEDRVFDTPLAESGIGGLAFGLALEGFRPVPEIQFFGFVFEVMDEIVGQMARTRYRMGGTRNLPITIRSPFGGGVHTPELHSDNLEGLMAQSPGLRVVIPSNPYDAKGLLIASIRSNDPVVFLEHMKLYRSFRDEVPDEAYEVPLDKAAVTREGKDVSIITYGAMVREAIKAADNLAKENIDAEIIDLRTVAPLDIETIIASVEKTGRVVVVQEAQKQAGVGAQVVSEISERAVLSLEAPVGRVSAPDTVFPFGQAENIWLPNAADIEAKVKEIVNF
- the pdhA gene encoding pyruvate dehydrogenase (acetyl-transferring) E1 component subunit alpha, producing MDNKMAKNVIDFQKILDEINADFPTYQALDKNGKVVNKDLIPDLSDDELVELMTQMVWSRVLDQRSTALNRQGRLGFYAPTAGQEASQLASHFAFEKEDRLFPGYRDVPQLVQHGLPLKEAFLWSRGHVAGNLYPEDLHAMPPQIIIGAQYVQAAGVALGLKKRNSKNVTFVYTGDGGSSQGDFYEAINFAGAYHANAVFYIQNNGFAISTPREKQTAAKTLAQKAAAAGIPGIQVDGMDALAVYTVSKAAREWAAAGNGPVLIETLTYRYGPHTLSGDDPTRYRSKDLDNEWQQQDPLIRMRTYLTEKGLWSEAKEEEVIEKTKEEIKAAIAEADRVPKQKVSDFLKSMYEVQPQSIKEQIAFYEAKESK
- the mgtA gene encoding magnesium-translocating P-type ATPase — translated: MLFTKNTKEQELKKLAFLSERELFMELRTSINGLSSEDAKERLEEYGENRVDAQKPTPAWLLFLAAFKDPFVLVLAALAVVSFVTSDYEAAIVMLVMILASVVITFVQEYRSQKASLELKELIENTCAVTRDGRTKEIPMDEVVPGDIVTLATGDMIPADAVLIWTKDLFVNQSSLTGESMPVEKFVEAGVKKEADISALDLDDLVFMGTDVLSGQGKAIILKTGQQTFFGDIAKNATSKRGKTAFDIGLTRVSKLLLRMVMILFPIVFLINGLTKGDWTSAFFFAIAVAVGLTPEMLPMIVTSNLAKGALALSKQKVIVKELPSIQNLGSMDVLCTDKTGTITEDRVVLVQHLNPMGKENQNVLTMTYLNSHYQTGWKNLMDIAVLNYFEAKNLTLPFKDVVKIDEIPFDFSRRRLTVVVKADNHQIMVTKGAVEEMEKVCKYAEIDGEVVPMDAALREKMRNVNMKMNEQGMRVLTVAVKKDAHTTANYTVADEKDMTLIGFMGFLDPAKESATSAIKSLHDHGVAVKVLTGDNAIVAKKVCQDVGIRVTNILLGTDIEALSDEELMAQVDETNLFAKLNPMQKSRLIEVIQRKGHTVGFMGDGINDAPALRKADVGISVDTAADITKDASSIILLEKSLNVLETGVIEGRRVFSNMMKYIKFTISSNFGNVFSILVASAFLPFLPMLSMQLLVQNLIYDMAQLTIPWDNVDEEELVKPVRWEISDLFKFTVSIGPVSSIFDILTFLVMWFVLGANAVGEQSLFQTGWFLVGLTTQTLVVHMVRTRKVPFIQSRASLSVILTSILAIVTGFVLVLSPLRSVFDFVMLPTEYWGWFILIISGYLIVIEIAKRLYIKFTSEWV
- a CDS encoding helix-turn-helix domain-containing protein — encoded protein: MNLRAFLARQEMRQLSVIEALYQHPNGISLEELLKLCPFSIKTIRNTITEIQSYFKDFEIDYHQNHYYWRASADFGLDRFYDYLMQETSEMRFLEHLLFEDCFTFSDCANALYLSNASFHRLRRNFAKILATFDVTITNRPVRIEGNEIFIRILYILYFSEKRYAAAYLFPDRQSDNALSNLVSVILKEHHLTQNYRQHEQLYFAGAVSLWRQRHNRLLPKNYKSDFIQPTNLNLKNAKNTLEKALLNMNWHFDFDETFWLLSYDYLLLSEAHFRQAKQTNPRIFELSELTSNYLDDLLNLTKTVLSIEKKEKLVWQFCNENYIYLENCDFITILSNSRRDFVLNYEKKFPQVVAGLKQFISNYGRKNKIQITPDHTYHQLFLIITLLPEVLKYWQFKTRTLILSDVSLTHPHYLHKKLCQHFVSQTQFELVENINTQLHEIHEQFEVYDLIVSTFSPQEMFSHLPIVTIKPIPDFHDFLKIETALQQITTMRQTM
- the wecB gene encoding non-hydrolyzing UDP-N-acetylglucosamine 2-epimerase, with the translated sequence MAIRVMSIFGTRPEAIKMAPLIKALENDERFESIVTVTAQHREMLDQVMQIFALKADFDLDIMSQGQTLTDITTKVLLELQPVLKQTQPDIVLVHGDTTTTFAAATAAFYQQIPIGHVEAGLRTYNKYSPYPEEANRQLTDVLSDLYFAPTKTSAANLQQEHHPSDRIYVTGNTAIDAMKYTVQQEYEHPALSESKKQILVTMHRRENLGEPMESVFHALRRLAKDFPEVSIVFPMHKNPLVRENAQKHLGDLTNVALIEPLDVIDFHNLAARSYLIMTDSGGVQEEAPSLGVPVLVLRDTTERPEGINAGTLQLVGTDQEAVYAAAKNLLTNPQDYEKMAQAKNPYGDGKASERILAIIAAYFSKK
- the guaC gene encoding GMP reductase, translating into MKVFDYEDVQLIPNKCIVSSRSECDTTVTLGKHSFKMPVVPANMQTIIDENIAEFLAENGYFYIMHRFNEDARIPFIKKMQSRNLITSISVGVKPHEYTFVEELAAENLVPDYITIDIAHGHANAVIEMIQHIKRLLPETFVIAGNVGTPEAVRELENAGADATKVGIGPGKVCITKIKTGFGTGGWQLAAVRWCAKAARKPIIADGGIRTHGDIAKSVRFGATMVMIGSLFAGHEESPGETKVQDGVVLKEYFGSASEFQKGEKKNVEGKKIWIPYKGKLSDTLIEMQQDLQSSISYAGGKDLEAIRKVDYVIVKNSIFNGDTI
- a CDS encoding aldo/keto reductase, whose translation is MKQVNFGPNELGVSSVVLGCMRITEAKDPVAVIQAAVENGINFFDHADIYGQGKCEEIFAEAFAKTDYKREDMFIQSKCGIVPGKMFDFSKEHIITCVEKSLKRLNVDYLDALLLHRPDTLMEPEEVAAAFDQLESEGKVKYFGVSNQYSRQIELLQKYVRQPLVANQLQFGIMHTGMIDFGLHVNMTDSRSVDHDDGILEFSRLNDMTIQAWSPYQYGFFEGVFIGNEKFPELNKKLEEMAEKYHTTPTGIASAWILRHPANMQVIIGTMNVQRIEEIAKASDVVLSKEDWYSIYLAAGNDLP